Proteins from a genomic interval of Caulobacter rhizosphaerae:
- the cysD gene encoding sulfate adenylyltransferase subunit CysD has translation MNAPASSPALSAARLTHLQRLEAESIHILREVAAECEKPVMLYSIGKDSAVMLHLAAKAFYPSKPPFPLLHVDTTWKFRAMYDLRDTIAAQLGFELLVHKNPDALARGINPFDHGSALHTDLWKTEGLKQALAKHGFDAAFGGARRDEEKSRAKERVFSFRTAEQRWDPKDQRPELWKLYNTRKHPGESLRVFPISNWTELDVWQYIHLENIPIVPLYFAAERPVVERDGSLIMVDDERFRLRPGEVPQMKSVRFRTLGCYPLTGAVESTAATLPEVIQEMLLTTTSERQGRVIDHDQSASMEKKKQEGYF, from the coding sequence ATGAACGCTCCCGCCAGCTCCCCCGCCCTGTCGGCTGCGCGTCTGACGCATTTGCAGCGACTGGAGGCGGAGAGCATCCACATTCTTCGGGAGGTGGCGGCCGAGTGCGAGAAGCCGGTGATGCTGTATTCGATCGGCAAGGACAGCGCGGTGATGCTGCACCTGGCGGCCAAGGCGTTCTATCCGTCCAAGCCGCCGTTCCCGCTGCTGCATGTGGACACCACCTGGAAGTTCCGGGCCATGTACGACCTGCGCGACACCATCGCCGCGCAGCTGGGCTTTGAGCTGCTGGTCCACAAGAACCCTGACGCGCTGGCGCGGGGGATCAACCCGTTCGACCACGGCAGCGCCCTGCACACGGATCTGTGGAAGACCGAGGGCCTCAAGCAGGCCCTGGCCAAGCATGGCTTCGACGCCGCGTTCGGCGGGGCGCGGCGCGACGAGGAGAAGAGCCGGGCCAAGGAGCGGGTGTTCAGCTTCCGCACCGCCGAGCAGCGCTGGGACCCCAAGGACCAGCGGCCCGAGCTGTGGAAGCTGTACAACACCCGCAAGCACCCGGGCGAGAGCCTGCGGGTGTTCCCGATCTCCAACTGGACCGAGCTGGATGTCTGGCAATACATCCACCTGGAGAACATCCCGATCGTGCCGCTGTACTTCGCCGCCGAGCGGCCGGTGGTCGAGCGCGACGGCTCGCTGATCATGGTCGACGACGAGCGCTTCCGGCTGCGCCCCGGCGAGGTCCCGCAGATGAAGAGCGTGCGGTTCCGCACCCTGGGCTGCTACCCGCTGACCGGGGCGGTGGAGAGCACCGCGGCCACCCTACCCGAAGTGATCCAGGAGATGCTGCTGACCACCACCAGCGAGCGCCAGGGCCGGGTCATCGACCATGACCAGTCCGCCTCGATGGAGAAGAAGAAGCAGGAAGGCTATTTCTAG
- the cysN gene encoding sulfate adenylyltransferase subunit CysN, giving the protein MTAAVQNTVYKPSDLIADDIDAYLVAHQHKSLLRFITCGSVDDGKSTLIGRLLYDSKMIFEDQMAALEADSRRVGTQGGAIDFALLVDGLAAEREQGITIDVAYRFFSTDKRKFIVADTPGHEQYTRNMVTGASTADAAVILIDARKGVLTQTRRHSYLVKLLGIRHVVLAVNKMDLVGWDPARFEAIVADYRAFADQIGLEVFTPIPISGLTGANMASRGEDSPWYQGPILMDWLEGVQVEDDLRSQSFRMPVQWVNRPNLDFRGFSGQIAAGTVKPGDKVRSLPSGRQSTVARIVTKPDDLPEAYAGQSVTITLADEIDVSRGDILVAADDPVAVSGQFEATVVWMDDEPLPPGRAYLLKIGTRMVGASVTEIKHRVNVNTLEHLAAKKLELNEIGLVNLSLDQAIPFEPYAQNRDLGGFILIDRISNRTVGAGLINFALRRADNIHWQHTDVGKASRAALKGQRGRVVWLTGLSGAGKSTIANLVEKRLHALGRHTYLLDGDNVRHGLNRNLGFTEEDRVENIRRVAEVAKLMVDAGLIVLTAFISPFRAERRLAREILDDGEFVEVFVDTPLAVAEQRDVKGLYKKARAGQLKNFTGIDSPYEAPEHPELVIDTTRMDPVQAAERIVAWLEGEIDYEI; this is encoded by the coding sequence ATGACCGCCGCAGTTCAAAACACGGTCTACAAGCCCTCCGACCTGATCGCCGACGACATCGACGCCTATCTGGTCGCCCACCAGCACAAGTCGCTGCTGCGCTTCATCACCTGCGGGTCGGTGGACGACGGCAAGTCGACCCTGATCGGCCGGCTGCTCTACGACAGCAAGATGATCTTCGAGGACCAGATGGCCGCCCTCGAAGCCGACAGCCGGCGGGTGGGCACCCAAGGCGGGGCGATCGACTTCGCCCTGCTGGTCGACGGCCTGGCCGCCGAGCGCGAGCAGGGCATCACCATCGACGTGGCCTACCGCTTCTTTTCCACCGACAAGCGCAAGTTCATCGTCGCCGACACCCCCGGCCACGAGCAATATACCCGCAACATGGTCACCGGCGCCTCGACCGCCGACGCCGCGGTGATCCTGATCGATGCGCGCAAGGGCGTGCTGACCCAGACCCGCCGCCACTCCTATCTGGTCAAGCTGCTGGGCATCCGCCACGTGGTGCTGGCGGTCAACAAGATGGACCTGGTCGGCTGGGACCCGGCCCGGTTCGAGGCCATCGTCGCCGACTACCGCGCCTTCGCCGACCAGATCGGCCTGGAGGTGTTCACCCCGATCCCGATCTCGGGCCTGACCGGGGCCAACATGGCCAGCCGCGGCGAGGACTCGCCGTGGTATCAGGGGCCGATCCTGATGGACTGGCTGGAGGGGGTGCAGGTCGAGGACGACCTGCGCAGCCAATCGTTCCGCATGCCCGTGCAGTGGGTCAACCGGCCCAACCTCGACTTCCGCGGCTTCTCGGGCCAGATCGCCGCCGGGACCGTCAAGCCCGGCGACAAGGTCCGGTCCCTGCCGTCCGGCCGCCAGAGCACCGTGGCCCGCATCGTCACCAAGCCCGACGACCTGCCCGAGGCCTATGCCGGCCAGTCGGTGACGATCACCCTGGCCGACGAGATCGACGTCAGCCGCGGCGACATCCTGGTGGCCGCCGACGACCCGGTCGCCGTGTCCGGCCAGTTCGAGGCCACCGTGGTGTGGATGGACGACGAGCCCCTGCCGCCGGGCCGCGCCTACCTGCTGAAGATCGGAACCCGGATGGTCGGGGCCAGCGTCACGGAGATCAAGCACCGGGTGAACGTCAACACCCTGGAGCACCTGGCCGCCAAGAAGCTGGAGCTCAACGAGATCGGCCTGGTCAACCTGTCGCTGGACCAGGCCATCCCGTTCGAGCCCTACGCCCAAAACCGCGACCTGGGCGGGTTCATCCTGATCGACCGGATCAGCAACCGCACCGTCGGGGCGGGGCTGATCAACTTCGCCCTGCGCCGGGCCGACAACATCCACTGGCAGCACACCGACGTGGGCAAGGCCTCGCGGGCGGCCCTGAAGGGCCAGCGCGGCCGGGTGGTGTGGCTGACGGGCCTGTCGGGGGCGGGCAAGTCGACCATCGCCAACCTGGTGGAAAAGCGCCTGCACGCGCTTGGCCGCCACACCTACCTGCTGGACGGCGACAATGTCCGCCACGGCCTCAACCGCAACCTGGGCTTCACCGAGGAGGACCGGGTGGAGAACATCCGCCGGGTCGCCGAGGTCGCCAAGCTGATGGTCGACGCCGGCCTGATCGTCCTGACCGCCTTCATCTCGCCGTTCCGCGCCGAGCGCCGCCTGGCCCGCGAGATCCTCGACGACGGCGAGTTCGTCGAGGTCTTCGTCGACACCCCCCTGGCCGTCGCCGAGCAGCGCGACGTCAAGGGCCTCTACAAAAAGGCCCGCGCCGGACAGCTGAAGAACTTCACCGGCATCGACAGCCCCTACGAAGCCCCAGAGCACCCCGAACTGGTGATCGACACCACCAGGATGGACCCCGTCCAAGCCGCCGAACGCATCGTCGCCTGGCTCGAAGGCGAGATCGATTACGAGATCTGA
- a CDS encoding MFS transporter, whose amino-acid sequence MKVSPRFLSAQARLGLFYVVSYLGTGVSLPYIATYFRSRGLSGAEIGAVLAVPLLARPFLGPGLAVWADGFTLRRTPLALLALGAAAGYLAMAFASGFWGLLACWLVGMTCLTTLTPLIDVITLRRSRLDGFNYGVPRGAGSAAFIVANLAMGAILAVMAPSVIAAWITAAAIGVALVSVLVLPPDRVLEVGVAKLGRAERWKGLGGLLRDRTFVLAVITAGLIQGAHAFYYGFSALLWRKQGVPDPMIGVLWGVGVAVEVGFMWFAEPWRRKMGPEKLLVLGGGAALLRWTAYAFAPPLWLLFPLQALHALTFAASFMASLRLIERLAPPQSASAAQAINSALSAGFMLGVGTLASGPLFDAFGTRGYLAMAAMGGLGLIGAITLLRRTR is encoded by the coding sequence GTGAAGGTCTCCCCCCGCTTCCTGTCCGCCCAGGCCCGCCTGGGCCTGTTCTATGTCGTCTCTTATCTCGGCACCGGCGTCAGCCTGCCGTACATCGCCACCTATTTCCGCTCGCGCGGCCTGAGCGGGGCCGAGATCGGGGCGGTCCTGGCCGTGCCCCTGCTGGCCAGGCCCTTCCTCGGACCAGGACTGGCGGTGTGGGCCGACGGCTTCACCCTGCGCCGCACGCCCCTGGCGCTGCTGGCCCTGGGCGCGGCGGCCGGCTACCTGGCCATGGCGTTCGCCTCGGGCTTCTGGGGTCTGCTGGCCTGCTGGCTGGTCGGCATGACCTGTCTGACCACCCTGACGCCACTGATCGACGTGATCACCCTGCGGCGCTCGCGGCTGGACGGCTTCAACTACGGCGTGCCGCGCGGCGCGGGCTCGGCCGCCTTCATCGTCGCCAACCTGGCCATGGGCGCGATCCTGGCGGTCATGGCGCCCAGCGTCATCGCCGCCTGGATCACCGCGGCGGCGATCGGCGTGGCCCTGGTCTCGGTGCTGGTCCTGCCGCCCGACCGCGTCCTCGAGGTGGGGGTCGCCAAGCTCGGCCGGGCCGAACGCTGGAAGGGCCTGGGCGGCCTGCTGCGCGACCGCACCTTCGTGCTGGCCGTGATCACCGCAGGCCTGATCCAGGGCGCGCATGCCTTCTACTACGGCTTCTCGGCCTTGCTCTGGCGCAAGCAGGGCGTGCCCGACCCGATGATCGGCGTGCTGTGGGGCGTCGGCGTGGCCGTCGAGGTCGGCTTCATGTGGTTCGCCGAGCCGTGGCGGCGCAAGATGGGACCGGAGAAGCTGCTGGTGCTCGGCGGCGGCGCGGCCTTGCTGCGCTGGACCGCCTACGCCTTCGCCCCGCCGCTGTGGCTGCTGTTCCCGCTGCAGGCCCTGCACGCCCTGACCTTCGCGGCCAGCTTCATGGCCTCGCTGCGGCTGATCGAGCGCCTGGCCCCGCCGCAAAGCGCCTCGGCCGCCCAGGCGATCAACTCGGCCCTGTCGGCCGGCTTCATGCTGGGCGTCGGCACCCTGGCCTCGGGCCCGCTGTTCGACGCCTTCGGGACCCGGGGCTACCTGGCCATGGCGGCGATGGGCGGCCTGGGGCTGATCGGGGCGATCACGCTTCTAAGGCGGACACGTTGA
- the metG gene encoding methionine--tRNA ligase codes for MARILITSALPYINGIKHLGNLAGSMLPADVYARFQRARGHDTLYICATDEHGTPAELAAAAAGQDVAAYCAEQHVLQHDVGRAFGLSWDHFGRSSSPQNHRLTQHFCEVLEERGLIEERVDQMVYSIDDKRFLPDRYIEGTCPHCGFDKARGDQCDNCGNLLDPTELKDPYSVISGSRNLEVRDTRHLYLLQTRMADRIRAWIDGHPDWQLLAKSIAYKHLDEGLIDRGITRDLSWGIPVTKGEFPRPGFEDKVFYVWFDAPIEYIAATQEWAEAGPGRDWKSWWRTDAGADDVRYVQFMGKDNVAFHTVSFPATILGSEEPWKSVDMLKAFNWLNWYGGKFSTSNRRGVFMDAALEILPPDLWRWYLTSNSPESSDTAFTWEQFASAVNRDLADVLGNFVNRILKFTEGKFDGVIPEGGTPGPLEEKLYADVSARLADLAEQMDAIEVRKSAQALRALWVVGNEYLQEAAPWTAIKTDRDRAAVIVRTALNLAALYARISAPFIPFAAEKIAEAFQLAWPPAWPTTDAAAELSSLPVGLPVRAPEVLFKKIEDEQIADWTARFGGAE; via the coding sequence ATGGCCCGCATCCTGATCACCTCCGCCCTGCCGTACATCAACGGCATCAAGCACCTGGGCAACCTGGCGGGATCGATGCTGCCGGCCGACGTCTATGCCCGCTTCCAGCGCGCCCGGGGCCATGACACCCTCTACATCTGCGCCACCGACGAGCACGGCACCCCGGCCGAGCTGGCCGCCGCCGCCGCCGGCCAGGACGTGGCTGCCTACTGCGCCGAGCAGCACGTGCTGCAGCACGACGTCGGCCGCGCCTTCGGCCTGTCATGGGACCATTTCGGCCGCTCGTCCTCGCCGCAGAACCATCGCCTGACCCAGCACTTCTGTGAGGTGCTGGAAGAGCGCGGCCTGATCGAGGAACGCGTCGACCAGATGGTCTATTCCATCGACGACAAGCGCTTCCTGCCCGACCGCTACATCGAGGGCACCTGCCCGCACTGCGGCTTCGACAAGGCGCGCGGCGACCAGTGCGACAACTGCGGCAACCTGCTGGACCCCACCGAGCTGAAGGATCCCTATTCGGTGATCTCCGGCTCGCGGAACCTGGAGGTGCGCGACACCCGCCATCTCTACCTGCTGCAGACCAGGATGGCCGACCGCATCCGCGCGTGGATCGACGGCCACCCCGACTGGCAACTGCTGGCCAAGTCGATCGCCTACAAGCACCTGGACGAGGGCCTGATCGACCGCGGCATCACCCGCGACCTCAGCTGGGGCATCCCGGTGACCAAGGGCGAGTTCCCGCGCCCGGGTTTCGAGGACAAAGTCTTCTACGTCTGGTTCGACGCGCCGATCGAATATATCGCCGCCACCCAGGAATGGGCCGAAGCCGGGCCCGGCCGCGACTGGAAGTCGTGGTGGCGCACCGACGCGGGCGCGGACGACGTCCGCTACGTCCAGTTCATGGGCAAGGACAACGTCGCCTTCCACACCGTCAGCTTCCCGGCCACCATCCTCGGCTCGGAAGAGCCGTGGAAGAGCGTCGACATGCTCAAGGCGTTCAACTGGCTCAACTGGTACGGCGGCAAGTTCTCGACCTCGAACCGACGCGGCGTGTTCATGGACGCGGCCCTGGAGATCCTGCCGCCGGACCTGTGGCGCTGGTACCTGACCTCCAATTCGCCGGAGAGCAGCGACACCGCCTTCACCTGGGAGCAGTTCGCCAGCGCCGTGAACCGCGACCTGGCCGACGTGCTGGGCAATTTCGTCAACCGCATCCTAAAGTTCACCGAAGGCAAGTTCGACGGGGTGATCCCCGAGGGCGGGACGCCCGGTCCGCTGGAGGAGAAGCTCTACGCCGACGTCTCGGCCCGCCTGGCCGATCTCGCCGAGCAGATGGACGCCATCGAGGTGCGCAAGAGCGCCCAGGCCCTGCGGGCGCTGTGGGTGGTCGGCAACGAATACCTGCAGGAAGCCGCCCCGTGGACGGCGATCAAGACCGACCGCGACCGCGCCGCCGTGATCGTCCGCACCGCCCTGAACCTGGCGGCCCTGTACGCCCGAATCTCCGCCCCGTTCATCCCGTTCGCCGCCGAGAAGATCGCCGAGGCCTTCCAGCTGGCCTGGCCGCCGGCCTGGCCGACCACCGACGCCGCCGCCGAACTGTCGAGCCTGCCGGTCGGCCTGCCGGTTCGCGCGCCCGAGGTGCTGTTCAAGAAGATCGAGGACGAGCAGATCGCCGACTGGACCGCGCGGTTCGGCGGGGCGGAGTAG
- a CDS encoding UrcA family protein, whose product MSRFIARLSTAAILALAALPALGLAQVAHAAPARPAVLATIRVGDLDLSRPDDARQLQARIEAAGERVCDARVRAEKLDRWSARACRIDIRDEVQSKLSREQARALRAIGG is encoded by the coding sequence ATGAGCCGGTTCATCGCCAGACTTTCGACGGCGGCAATTCTGGCCCTGGCGGCCTTGCCGGCCCTGGGTCTGGCGCAAGTCGCCCACGCCGCGCCGGCCAGGCCTGCGGTGCTGGCCACGATCCGGGTCGGCGACCTGGACCTTTCGCGCCCAGACGACGCCCGCCAGCTCCAGGCCCGGATCGAGGCGGCCGGCGAGAGGGTCTGCGACGCCCGCGTCCGGGCCGAAAAGCTCGACCGCTGGTCAGCCCGCGCCTGCCGCATCGACATCCGCGACGAGGTCCAGTCCAAGCTGTCGCGCGAGCAGGCCAGGGCCCTGCGGGCGATCGGCGGCTAG